The nucleotide window TTTGAACTGCTCTCTAAGAGCTGCTATATCAGACTGAGTTGGTTTCGTGGTTTCATTCTaagcaatggaaccggggaggTGCTCCATGTTCTTCTAAAAAATGCTTTCAAGTCAAGCTCACCAATCACCCTGATGCCTACATAACATAAAATACGCACAAACAATAATTGCATCCATTGAATTACACGGTGACTCTTTagaactagatgataccccgcgtGTTGTCATGGGAATCGGTTGCGAACTAGCAATATATCTCAATTAATATTTGATTCTATGGAATATAAATATTTTGATAAATAACACGTGGACCAAAGTTAAAAACACATACAACTTATTATATTTATATTTGATTATGTATAGTTATAAAATATTTATTGATATAAATAGAATAAAAATAATATTTTCTAATGCACGGTTACATGTGGTGGTGGGTCTTTTCTCATGCATGGTTGCATGTTGAGGTGTGCATTTATCTCATCCATAATTGTATGGTGATGTGGCATACttgcatgttgagataaataCATTAGTGATTATGACTCTCTCAGGTATAAACAGATAAATAAAATTATTAAATTAAATACTCTAATTACCAACTTCCCTTTTTGGagccatactccctcctttccggtttataaggtttatctcaaaattttagtttttttttcattttataaggctcaatttggttgttcaccatcacaagttcagATTTTAAGGTGCATTAAATAATTGCATACAAGTATGAAGAGAAAATTGACTAATGCATGTAtattatgcatgcatgcattgcaattaatacaTTAGTAAACATAAaattttgaggaaaacaagagcattaactGGGTGCTTTTGTAAattacaaaaaatattccaccactcatcatctaccttggttgatgagatttttgaattgagccctataaactgAAAAAGAGTGAGTAGTTAATTACTAACTCGAGTTACTCAACTGCAAAAATGGACAAACCATTGGCTGGTTGACGGGCCCAAGAGCACCGCCCGGTTTCCAACATTTGGCCCACCCGAAGCAGACAACACCACCGACCAAACCCTACAAATCTCCCCACCACCGCCGCCACTCGGTCACACACACACCTCAGTCCTCGCTCACCTCtccaccgaaaccctagccggGCTCCTCGTGCCCTCCTCCCGCCGTCGCCAGCCATGGACGCGGAGCAGCTCCTAGCGTACATCTACACCTGCCTCCCGGAGCCGCCAGTCTCCGACACCGctcgcctcgccgcccgccgtGCCGCCCCCTACCACGGCGTCGACCGCATCAGCGGCCTCTCCGACGCGCTCCTCCAGGACATCGTCTCCCGCCTCCCCTTCAAGGACGCCGCGCGCACCGCCGTGCTCGCCACGCGCTGGCGTCGGGTCTGGCTCTCGGCTCCGCTCGTCGTCGTCGACACCCACCTCCTGGACCACTGGCCCCCGACTCGCGCCGACGCGCCGGCCGTCACCGCCGCGGTGTCGCACGCCCTCGCCGCGCATCCCGGGCCCTTCCGCTGCGTCCACCTCGTCTCCAGCCACATGGACGGGTACCCGGCCCAGCTCAAGCGCTGGCTCCGTCTCCTCGCCGCCAAGGGAGTCCAGGAGCTCGTCCTCGTCAACCGCTCCTGCCCGCGCCAGGTGCCTCTCCCCGGCACGCTCTTCCGCATCGCCACCCTCACACGCCTCTACGTCGGCGTCTGGAAGTTCCCAGACGTATCCTGCCTCGGCGACGCCTCCTTCCCCAACCTTCGCGAGCTTGGCATCTTCAGTGTCGCCATGGAGAACGGGGACATCGAAGCCATCGTCTCCAGGAGCCCTGTTCTGGAGATCCTCAACATTCAAGGGAGCGTGAAGGGGTTGGGTCTCCACCTCATCAGCCAGAGCCTCTGGTGTGTGCAGATCTGCGATTCTGTGATAGAGAACATTGTCGTGGTGGACACCCAGCGTCTGGAGCGGCTCATCCTGTACAAGGTCCGGGGATCTCTCAACCCTGCCAGTGTTCTGCGGACCGGGATCAAGATTGGCAATGCCCCCAAGCTGGAAATGTTCGGGTACCTGGAGCCAGGAAAGTACGTGCTTCAGGCCGGAGACACCATCATCATGGTACATGAGCATCACCTACGTACCTAAAATTTCCCATTTGTTCTATGGGCTACAATGTCTGATCTTTCTTTGTTGAATTGGGTGCATTCCATTCTAGCCTGGGATGAAGCCAAGCGCCAGCACTATGTTTACAAGCGTGACTATCCTGAGCCTGAATGTGCGTTTTGGAGTCCACGATGATGCCAATATGGTGGCCACGTTTCTAAAATGCTTTCCCAACGCATCGAGTCTGCATATCAGGGTACTGATCTTCATCACCACCTACTAGCATCATACATCTTTACACTTTTGTTGCTGATACATTGCATAGTCCATAAGTAATTGAACTGTTTAATGGTTTAATCAATTTGCAGTGTGAACAATGTGATGAATCCACTGGGAAGTTCGAACCTAAGTTCTGGGAGGAGGTTGGTCCCATCGTGAGTGTCATGTTGCGCATAGGGGTGATGACTATCCGTGAATTCAGAGGGGAGAAAGGCGAGATGGCTTTCCTCAAGTACTTCTTCACAAATGCGAGGGCGCTGAAGTATGCGGCGATCATCTTCCCCAAtccaagcttctcttcaatttcAAAGAACTACGCATGCTCCAAAGCAAACTATCTGACTTCTCTGAATTGGGCCACTCAAGGCTGCGGATTCATGGTGTATGGGAGTACAGATCCTGAAGGAGGCAGACCATGGTGCTTCAAGACCGGAGCAATTTTTTCGCGTGACCCTTTCTCGTGGTGAAGTCGAAAGCTCCAACATATCTCATCGTCCAAATTAATGTATGTGGGAGTGTTTAGTGTTAATCTTTTGCAACATGGTACAAGCTAGGTATCGTTATTGTTCGCGTTTATGATGATGTCGCGGTATTCTTGGTTCTAGCATGATCGGCTTGAAGTGTTGAGTAGCTAGTGCGCAACTGTTGATAAGAAATCAGTGCTCGCTATGCATGTGTTTTGTTCAAGTAGATGAATGTTGCCTTAGCATCTGCTGGGTTTATCTTGGTGGTGATGGATGCCTGATAAGGCAAAGTAAGAGATGAATGGTGCAAACTAACCTCATTGCCTGATAGCTGATAGTGATGGTTGCCTGATAATCTCGCTGGCTTATGCACTGGGGATGAACTAATGCATGCATGTGGTTGTCTACTGGTTGATAGCAGTGTTACGATTATGCAGATCGACAGCATGCGTGCAGGGTATGCCAGATAGATCATCTCCATGCGTATATACGCCAAAAAGCTGTTTTTATTTTCACCCCGATGGTGACCGTTTTTTGATAAAGGTGCTTTTTATTGACTCAAAATGAGTGCACATCCCACCTCTGCATAGATAAGATGTACACAATCAACACTAATGTACACACACATAAACACACCGCCGAAATCAAAGTTATGTAAGACCAAAACTATGCAGATGCAAGTAAAATGGGAAAAAAATATGAAGCGATCAAAACAGCCCACGACAACGATCACATCTGCACCAACCATCTTTTTACAACATAGGTCTATACAACGAAAATGTTCTTCAACAACAACGTCTTCATGAAGGGAACAACACTCAAGCGCCACCATCATCGCATCCAATCACCAAATGCCGAAATCTAGTTTTTCACACAGAAGAACAAGTCCAAGCATATCCGAGCGATGCATCAACAAGGTAACGATGCAAAAGTAATGCCAGATAAAACCAACTCAGTTCTTACCTAGGGTTTTCACCTTGAAGATTCAGACTGGGTACTCGAGAATCACCATCCAATTTACGTCAATCAAGTCTTATCAGCCACCACTTTATGTGATCCCAACAGCTACATGCGCTGGACTAGAAATCACAATGTTGTCGTTGCACAACCATACCCTCTGTGTCAAGCCGCCGTCCATAGATTGTGTCTCACCGTCATAGGCGAACTGGCCAGAGTGAGAGCCACCAGAATCCACAAAGGAGCCTTTTGGTTGCATCCGCAACCATGCAGTACAAGCCGCTAGCAGCAACCACCTGTTCCGGAGCGAGGAACCCTCATGAAGACTTTCCAGTGTCCACTGTGACCTGCATATTCAGGGTCAGCCGGTGCCGCCACATAGTTACAACTCCAACCCTGACAAGCAAcctgtaacgcccttgatgcggctatatctctcacgtgtcaaagcacgacttagaggcataaccgcattgaaagcaatgtcgcaagtgaggtaatcttcacaacaacccatgtaatataataaagggaaaaggatacatagttggcttacactagCCACGTCAAACAAATatcataaatagcattacattcatccaaatacactcaaggtccgactacggaaccaaaatgaagataaaccccaaatgcaacatagtccccgatcgccccaactgggcaccactactga belongs to Triticum urartu cultivar G1812 chromosome 7, Tu2.1, whole genome shotgun sequence and includes:
- the LOC125521733 gene encoding F-box/FBD/LRR-repeat protein At1g13570-like; its protein translation is MDAEQLLAYIYTCLPEPPVSDTARLAARRAAPYHGVDRISGLSDALLQDIVSRLPFKDAARTAVLATRWRRVWLSAPLVVVDTHLLDHWPPTRADAPAVTAAVSHALAAHPGPFRCVHLVSSHMDGYPAQLKRWLRLLAAKGVQELVLVNRSCPRQVPLPGTLFRIATLTRLYVGVWKFPDVSCLGDASFPNLRELGIFSVAMENGDIEAIVSRSPVLEILNIQGSVKGLGLHLISQSLWCVQICDSVIENIVVVDTQRLERLILYKVRGSLNPASVLRTGIKIGNAPKLEMFGYLEPGKYVLQAGDTIIMPGMKPSASTMFTSVTILSLNVRFGVHDDANMVATFLKCFPNASSLHIRCEQCDESTGKFEPKFWEEVGPIVSVMLRIGVMTIREFRGEKGEMAFLKYFFTNARALKYAAIIFPNPSFSSISKNYACSKANYLTSLNWATQGCGFMVYGSTDPEGGRPWCFKTGAIFSRDPFSW